The DNA region CCCTTTGTCCGTCATCCAGAAAGTAACTATGTCTTAGAGGAAGAATGGCTTTACGAGGCAATTACAGAAACCTATATTCCCTTAATTCATATTTTTGAAGGACTCAAACGGGATGGGGTAGACTTCAAACTAACCATGAGCTTGACTCCTCCACTTGTCTCCATGCTCATGGACCCCCTCCTACAAAAACGCTATGACCACCATTTAGCCCAACTCCAAGAATTAATTGAAAAAGAAATCGATCGCTACAAATATCACGGTCACCTCAAATATTTAGCAGAATTTTATGCCCAAGAATTTGCCAAGACTCGCGCCACTTGGGAGAGATATCAAGGGAACTTAATTACCGCCTTCAAGCAATTTCAAGATAGTAATAATCTCGACATTATCACCTGTGGCGCAACCCATGGTTACTTCCCCTTAATGAGAAGGCAGCCAGAAACGGTTTGGGCACAAATTAAAGTCGCTTGCGACCATTATCAAGATATCTTTGGTCAGCTTCCGAGGGGCATTTGGTTACCCGAATGTGCCTATTATGAAGGCGTAGAAAAACTGCTCGCTGATGCTGGACTACGCTATTTTCTCATTGATGGTCATGGGATCATGTATGCTCGTCCCCGTCCCCGGTTTGGAACCTATGCCCCCATTTTCACCGAGACTGGAGTAGCCGCTTTTGGCCGCGACCATGAATCCTCCCAACAAGTGTGGTCTTCTCAAGTTGGTTATCCAGGAGCGCCAGAATATCGAGAATTTTATAAAGACTTGGGATGGGAAGCAGAATATGAATATATTAAACCTTATATTTTACCCAATGGACAACGGAAAAATATTGGTATTAAATATCATAAAATCAGCGGTCGAGGCTTAGGATTATCAGAAAAAGAACTCTACGATCCCTATTGGGCAAAAGAAAAAACGGCTGAACATGCCGGGAACTTCATGTTTAATCGGGAATATCAAGTGCAACATCTGCACCGAATTATGCAACGTCCGCCAATTATTTTATCGCCCTACGACGCTGAATTATTTGGTCATTGGTGGTATGAAGGGCCTTGGTTTTTAGATTATCTGTATCGTAAAACTTGGTTCGATCAAAGCACTTATGCGATGACCCATTTATCGGATTATTTGAATGACTATCCTACCCAACAAGTGTGCCGTCCTGCCCAGTCAAGTTGGGGTTATAAAGGATTTCATGAATATTGGTTGAATGAAACCAATAGTTGGATTTATCCCCACTTACATCAGGCAGCCGATCGCATGGTAGAGTTAAGCATACGTGAAGGAGGCGATCGCCTGGAAGAAAGAGCCATTAACCAATGTGCTAGGGAACTCTTATTAGCCCAATCCTCCGATTGGGCGTTCATTATGCGGAGCGGAACCATGGTTCCCTATGCCAACCGGCGCACCAAATCCCATTTGATGCGCTTTAATAAAATCTATGACGATGTGATGGCAGGAAGTATTGATAGTGGTTGGTTAGAAAAGGTCGAGCATATGGACAATATCTTCCCCAACATTGACTATCGGGTATATCGTCCGCGCTAGAGTGTGGAGAGAGGAGTATCAGTAGACACGGGGATAGACTTCTTCTCCATTCCCCTACGGAGAGCGCAAAGCACTGTAAATAACTCAACTGTGTTCCTTTCCCCATTTTTAATTGAGATTAGGAGTTAAGATGACTCATTTGACTCTCGACCTAGAAACCGTCAATTTGACTGATGAGCAATATTATCAGTTGTGCATCAGAAATAAGCATCTTCGCTTTGAACGTAATGCTCATGGAGATTTAGTCATTATGCCTCCCGCAGGTGATGAAACCAGTAATCGTAATGCTGGACTAACTGCTCAACTTTGGTTATGGAATGAAGACCAACAATTAGGTGTCGTATTTGACTCTTCAGCCGGTTTCACCTTGCCTAACGGTGCAAAACGCTCTCCCGACACTTCTTGGATTCCTCTCGAAAAATGGGAAAAAATACCACTAGAAGAACGAGAGAAATTTAGCCATATTTGTCCTGATTTTGTGGTCGAATTAATGTCACCAAGCGATTCATGGAAAGCGACCCAAAAAAAAATGCAAGAATATTTGGATAATGGAGCAAAATTAGGTTGGCTGATCAATCGACAGAAAAAACAAGTAGAGATTTATCGACCCGATCGAGAAGTGGAAAAATTAGACCGCCCTTCTACATTATCAGGAGAAAAGATATTACCCGGGTTTGTTTTGAAATTATCCAAAATTTGGTAAATCCCCCTCGTTCATTCCTTAATCCGTGCTGCGTTTAATGATTCACAATTCACTCTCTGCGATCAACGATCGCCTACTAACTCTTGTGCTGAACCTGTTGAATCACTTCCACCACTTCCTCAAAGTCCAAAGGCTTACTCAAATAGCCATCTGCTCCTGCTTTCATACATTGCTCCCGATCGCCAGCCATCGCCATTGCCGTGACAATAATCACTGGAACCTCTTTCCACAAAGGATTGGCTTTCAAGCGCTGGACTAACTCTAAACCATCCACTTCTGGCAACTGTACATCCATCAAGATTAATGCGGGTAAATTTTGTTGGGTTACTAAGGGAGACTCAATGGTATTGACCATTACTTGACCATCAGCGATCAATTCCACCCTATAGCCTTCCAGCTCCAGGATCTCAGAAATCAAGGCTTGATTATAGGGTTGGTCTTCTACCACTAACACCCGCTTCCCATTCACTTCTTTAGGAGGATCGCCGATGGGAGGCCCCTCTTGATCCAAGTCCATCTCCT from Roseofilum reptotaenium CS-1145 includes:
- a CDS encoding glycoside hydrolase family 57 protein; the protein is MAIGYLAFVLHAHLPFVRHPESNYVLEEEWLYEAITETYIPLIHIFEGLKRDGVDFKLTMSLTPPLVSMLMDPLLQKRYDHHLAQLQELIEKEIDRYKYHGHLKYLAEFYAQEFAKTRATWERYQGNLITAFKQFQDSNNLDIITCGATHGYFPLMRRQPETVWAQIKVACDHYQDIFGQLPRGIWLPECAYYEGVEKLLADAGLRYFLIDGHGIMYARPRPRFGTYAPIFTETGVAAFGRDHESSQQVWSSQVGYPGAPEYREFYKDLGWEAEYEYIKPYILPNGQRKNIGIKYHKISGRGLGLSEKELYDPYWAKEKTAEHAGNFMFNREYQVQHLHRIMQRPPIILSPYDAELFGHWWYEGPWFLDYLYRKTWFDQSTYAMTHLSDYLNDYPTQQVCRPAQSSWGYKGFHEYWLNETNSWIYPHLHQAADRMVELSIREGGDRLEERAINQCARELLLAQSSDWAFIMRSGTMVPYANRRTKSHLMRFNKIYDDVMAGSIDSGWLEKVEHMDNIFPNIDYRVYRPR
- a CDS encoding Uma2 family endonuclease — its product is MTHLTLDLETVNLTDEQYYQLCIRNKHLRFERNAHGDLVIMPPAGDETSNRNAGLTAQLWLWNEDQQLGVVFDSSAGFTLPNGAKRSPDTSWIPLEKWEKIPLEEREKFSHICPDFVVELMSPSDSWKATQKKMQEYLDNGAKLGWLINRQKKQVEIYRPDREVEKLDRPSTLSGEKILPGFVLKLSKIW